A stretch of the Tannerella serpentiformis genome encodes the following:
- a CDS encoding DUF1896 domain-containing protein, with amino-acid sequence MKTTNKKEFSYYRLRLESYLKDYHPERLADEAFIRDRSDAAAQAYEDAFRQGYPVLEAGYIATEVLFAGLHFSPYYTLEQIIENEFANVVPPERAADFALRLLQSDTIRETIAKYEPGDDFDGSSEYDQLYTELTGVIVELLEADGVKVLS; translated from the coding sequence ATGAAAACAACAAACAAGAAGGAGTTCTCCTATTACCGACTGCGATTAGAGTCCTATTTGAAAGATTATCACCCCGAACGGCTGGCCGACGAGGCATTTATCCGCGACCGATCGGACGCCGCGGCGCAGGCCTATGAAGACGCTTTCCGGCAAGGCTATCCCGTTCTCGAGGCCGGGTATATCGCTACGGAAGTCCTCTTCGCAGGACTGCATTTTTCGCCGTACTACACGCTCGAGCAGATCATCGAGAACGAGTTTGCCAACGTGGTTCCGCCTGAACGCGCCGCGGACTTTGCGCTGCGGCTGTTGCAGAGTGACACTATCCGCGAGACCATCGCGAAGTACGAGCCGGGCGACGATTTCGACGGCAGTTCGGAGTACGACCAGCTCTACACTGAACTGACCGGCGTCATCGTCGAACTACTCGAAGCGGACGGCGTGAAAGTGCTCTCGTAG
- a CDS encoding site-specific integrase produces MKTIFRTAFYLRSNYVNKDGKVPVMLRIYLNNERLSLGSTGIAILRSQWDGKKERVKGRSTEVLSINLELDNIQNGLQNIFRRMELGDYLSLERIKMEFLGKKEDIGTIMELFDRHITDVKKQVGVSVSSATLQKYNVCKKHFTTFLKSKYSRTDLKLSELTYVVLHDFDLYLRTTVGQAPNTATKTLKTFKTITLFGGKLGVLHHDPFVNLRFHMEPVDRGFLTDEEILRVANKDLGIQRLELVRDIFIFSCFTGLAYIDVANLTPDHIVTMDDKQWIMTKRQKTSVETNVLLLDIPRAIIAKYSHKTYRDGKLFPVLTNQKTNSYLKEIADLCGIKKKLTFHLARHTFATMSLSKGVPIESVSKMLGHTNIRTTQIYARITNKKIEHDMEQLSEKLGKFNSAMGI; encoded by the coding sequence ATGAAGACCATATTCAGAACCGCTTTCTATCTCAGAAGCAACTACGTGAACAAAGACGGGAAGGTACCCGTCATGCTGAGAATTTATCTCAACAACGAGCGCCTCTCGCTCGGCTCTACCGGTATAGCCATCCTTCGATCTCAATGGGATGGCAAGAAGGAACGTGTGAAAGGAAGAAGCACGGAAGTGCTCAGCATCAATCTCGAATTGGATAACATTCAAAACGGATTGCAAAACATCTTCAGGAGAATGGAGCTGGGTGATTATCTATCCTTGGAGCGCATCAAAATGGAGTTCCTCGGAAAGAAAGAGGACATCGGTACGATCATGGAGCTTTTTGACAGGCATATTACCGATGTCAAGAAGCAGGTCGGCGTGTCGGTTTCTTCCGCGACATTGCAGAAATACAACGTATGCAAAAAGCATTTTACGACCTTCCTGAAAAGCAAGTACAGCCGCACCGACTTAAAGCTCTCCGAACTGACCTACGTCGTGCTCCATGATTTCGATCTATACCTTCGGACAACCGTCGGGCAAGCGCCCAACACGGCCACCAAGACGTTGAAGACTTTCAAGACCATAACTCTCTTCGGGGGAAAGCTTGGCGTTCTCCACCATGATCCCTTCGTCAATCTCCGCTTTCACATGGAGCCGGTAGATCGAGGCTTCCTGACGGACGAAGAGATCCTCCGAGTAGCCAACAAGGATTTAGGTATCCAGCGACTGGAGTTGGTGCGGGACATCTTCATCTTTTCCTGCTTCACCGGACTGGCCTACATCGACGTGGCCAACCTCACGCCCGACCACATTGTGACGATGGACGACAAACAATGGATCATGACCAAGCGACAGAAAACGAGCGTGGAGACCAATGTGCTGCTCCTCGACATCCCGAGAGCAATCATCGCGAAGTACAGCCACAAGACGTATCGGGACGGCAAGCTCTTTCCCGTCCTGACGAATCAGAAGACCAATTCGTACCTCAAGGAGATCGCGGACCTCTGCGGGATCAAGAAGAAGCTGACGTTCCACCTCGCTCGCCACACCTTTGCCACCATGTCGCTAAGCAAAGGCGTCCCCATTGAATCTGTTTCCAAGATGTTAGGCCATACGAACATCCGCACGACGCAGATCTACGCCCGCATCACGAACAAGAAGATCGAACACGACATGGAGCAACTGTCCGAGAAGCTCGGTAAGTTCAACTCCGCGATGGGGATCTGA
- a CDS encoding uracil-DNA glycosylase family protein, which produces MTVEERTREVHPLTLFAPEGARLLMLGSFPPPRERWRMDFFYPNFQNDMWRIFGLVFFGDKSHFLTDDGHAFREAELRRFLTERGIAIWDTAMEVSRLQGNASDKFLEVLRPIDLRQTLALLPSCRAIAVTGQKALDTLLTLVSAPSPPPKTGEWTDAALDDRHFRLYRMPSSSRAYPLSVEKKAEKYRRMFEEMGLK; this is translated from the coding sequence ATGACCGTGGAGGAACGCACACGGGAAGTCCATCCCCTGACGCTTTTTGCACCGGAGGGTGCCCGGCTGCTGATGCTGGGCAGCTTTCCTCCGCCGCGTGAGCGTTGGCGGATGGACTTCTTTTATCCCAATTTTCAGAACGACATGTGGCGCATCTTCGGCTTAGTCTTCTTCGGCGACAAGTCGCACTTCCTTACCGACGATGGACATGCGTTTCGCGAGGCCGAACTCCGCCGTTTTCTCACCGAGCGTGGCATCGCCATCTGGGACACAGCGATGGAGGTCAGTCGCCTCCAAGGCAACGCCTCAGACAAGTTCCTCGAGGTACTTCGCCCGATCGACCTTCGGCAGACCCTGGCTCTGCTTCCGTCCTGCCGCGCCATCGCCGTAACGGGTCAAAAGGCGCTCGACACGCTATTGACACTCGTCTCGGCACCCTCACCACCTCCGAAGACGGGCGAATGGACGGACGCTGCGTTAGACGATCGGCATTTCCGACTCTATCGTATGCCCTCGTCATCGCGCGCCTATCCGCTTTCGGTGGAGAAGAAGGCCGAGAAATATCGGCGGATGTTTGAAGAGATGGGGCTGAAGTGA
- a CDS encoding proline dehydrogenase family protein — protein MLDFNDTQIAFEAKSDSELRNARLLFGTIKHPGLVKLAKLGTNIALGIHFPLGWIVKPTLYKQFVGGETIEGCARTVAGLRRFGVKSTLDYSAESEQTPEGIEATMKETLRSVDNAKGNPDIAYAVFKPSTLTTDALLAKASEHPDQLTADEKAAHEAYHQRFLALCQRAYDNDVRILVDAEDYCFQDSIDAMTDEAMRMFNKRRAIVFATLQMYRHDRMPYLRRILEDAKEKGYTAGIKFVRGAYMEDERARAAAMGYPDPICKNKQATDDNYNQGVEFVIENLDHFELFMGTHNEESNYRLAKLIEKKGLRHDDPRIFFAQLLGMSDNISFNLAHAGYNVTKYVPYAKVRDVLPYLLRRAEENTSVAGQTTRELNMLNLETDRRKRAK, from the coding sequence ATGTTAGATTTTAATGATACTCAGATCGCCTTTGAGGCGAAATCAGACAGTGAACTGAGAAACGCCCGCCTGCTGTTTGGCACCATCAAACACCCCGGGTTGGTGAAGTTGGCAAAGCTTGGGACGAACATTGCGCTGGGGATCCACTTCCCGCTGGGGTGGATCGTGAAACCGACGCTCTACAAGCAATTTGTGGGCGGAGAAACGATCGAAGGCTGTGCCCGCACCGTGGCTGGGCTGAGGCGCTTCGGCGTCAAGTCGACACTCGACTATTCGGCCGAAAGTGAGCAGACCCCCGAGGGCATCGAGGCCACGATGAAGGAGACGCTCCGCTCGGTGGACAATGCAAAGGGCAACCCGGACATCGCCTACGCCGTCTTCAAGCCCTCCACCCTCACCACCGATGCCCTGCTCGCCAAAGCCTCCGAACATCCCGACCAACTGACGGCCGACGAGAAAGCCGCTCACGAGGCCTATCACCAGCGTTTCCTCGCCCTCTGCCAACGCGCTTACGATAACGATGTCCGCATCCTCGTCGATGCCGAAGATTACTGCTTCCAGGATTCCATCGACGCCATGACGGACGAGGCCATGCGTATGTTCAATAAGCGCCGCGCCATCGTCTTCGCCACCCTCCAGATGTATCGCCACGATCGCATGCCATACCTCCGCCGCATCCTCGAGGACGCCAAGGAGAAGGGTTATACGGCAGGCATCAAGTTCGTCCGCGGTGCCTACATGGAGGACGAGCGCGCCCGTGCCGCCGCCATGGGCTACCCCGACCCGATCTGCAAAAACAAGCAGGCCACCGACGATAACTACAACCAAGGCGTGGAGTTCGTCATCGAAAACCTCGACCACTTCGAGCTTTTCATGGGCACACACAACGAGGAGAGCAACTATCGCCTGGCCAAGCTGATCGAGAAGAAAGGTCTCCGTCATGACGATCCGCGCATCTTTTTCGCCCAGCTGCTCGGCATGAGCGACAACATCTCCTTCAACCTCGCCCACGCGGGTTACAACGTGACCAAATACGTACCCTACGCCAAGGTGCGCGACGTGCTTCCGTACCTCCTCCGCCGCGCAGAGGAGAACACCTCCGTGGCCGGACAGACCACCCGCGAGCTGAACATGCTTAACCTCGAAACCGACCGCCGCAAGCGGGCGAAATGA
- a CDS encoding GLPGLI family protein, translating into MNTRIPIICLLMAGCMSVSAQHAAQGKYACIYEYDVKSADGNVDRGTTLLQIADAFAVFTDYSAFQLDSVARQPGASEVQRKEMEERVERNDHFFDQAVYQNDPSNRLTVHSVIAPYRYTYEEKINPIAWRLVDEEKEVCGYPCKKATGTYGGREWIAWYAPEVAIPFGPWKIVGLPGLVMAAEDAAGVHRFTAIQFRAASGPVVTGELPDEIKTTREKFIEAKNRFEQNPMANLPPEALSDMTIRKREGGQKSIFVNGVQLRMRANGYTPLEVE; encoded by the coding sequence ATGAATACACGAATTCCAATCATTTGTCTATTGATGGCCGGCTGCATGAGCGTGTCGGCCCAGCACGCGGCGCAAGGGAAGTATGCGTGCATCTATGAGTACGACGTGAAAAGTGCGGACGGAAACGTCGATCGGGGCACCACCCTGTTGCAGATCGCCGATGCCTTTGCGGTGTTCACGGATTATTCGGCCTTTCAGCTCGATTCGGTCGCTCGGCAGCCGGGCGCGTCGGAAGTGCAGCGGAAGGAGATGGAGGAACGGGTGGAGCGAAACGACCACTTTTTCGATCAAGCAGTCTATCAGAACGACCCGAGCAATCGCCTCACGGTGCACAGCGTGATCGCCCCTTATCGATACACCTACGAGGAGAAGATCAACCCCATCGCTTGGCGCCTTGTGGACGAGGAGAAGGAAGTCTGCGGCTACCCTTGCAAGAAGGCGACCGGGACGTACGGCGGCCGCGAATGGATCGCGTGGTACGCCCCGGAGGTGGCCATCCCCTTCGGGCCTTGGAAGATCGTCGGGCTGCCCGGCCTGGTGATGGCGGCCGAAGATGCGGCAGGGGTGCATCGCTTCACCGCCATACAGTTTCGGGCCGCGTCGGGACCTGTCGTGACGGGCGAGCTGCCCGATGAAATCAAGACGACGCGCGAGAAGTTCATCGAGGCCAAGAACCGTTTCGAGCAGAACCCCATGGCCAATCTGCCGCCCGAGGCGCTGTCGGACATGACGATTCGCAAGAGGGAAGGCGGGCAAAAGTCAATCTTCGTCAACGGGGTGCAGCTGCGCATGCGGGCTAACGGATACACGCCGCTGGAAGTCGAATGA
- a CDS encoding TonB-dependent receptor, producing MKWLLFLVFVLTGALPLRAGHTLRGTVANASGKAVEAATVEIVDRDKTIAYAFTDAQGGYVVTYEADAAQQLRIVVSHLSYEKHTAQINVGDKRHDVRLKDKNKSLQEVVVKAPEVYQRGDTLNYRLSAFTGAADYTLSDALKKLPGVEVSDEGAIKYLGKDISDFYIEGLDLLGGKYNVATQSLPAAYVTSVQVLTNHQPVKVDEAAFSDDVAINIKLSRHAKLRPVGTYEATVGRGDKTRYYLAGAGMLFNPGFQLLAALKLGDTKEFAEQEGRDHFADDAYTPVARAVLGELNASHPPIKRERYISPQDHALSLNLIQKLRPEATLKANVGYAHTRTGHSYASEQRFPTDSEPITIAQQYAPDVERHLPFLSMEYKDNRSKRYLVNRLTAGATLLDASLPMSDGTWGASLQREKGREANVENRFSVRWKSEKLGWGLASFVRYNRTPEGRLDIATSDGERLTQRATGRHLLVRTTLSAAYETRTSRLYLPLTVDYGADRLTTALQQDTVAADNLLDGASLRILLSPQYEYTHPLRRFIFRASTTLGGVFQDYINRGSLPATYRTGRWTAAPSLYFYYALSPRSIVRLQGAYAETDGDLADLLTAPIRNRLTSERRGLGLLARSRTLSARADYDFKLPLEMLFCYVGASYVQQRNSLIPSLAVSPRLIEATAHCMPHHTRHASVYFGVTKRFQSIGTKAALNAGFTRGQQAMIQNERLYNYRLSTLWFTPTVVAKPFGDPVELAYSYRFVKTFNRIRSGRTSSHLSQTHDIRLHLQPAAAWLLTASSDITTEAWPTGRPVTATLFDLGLTYRHRALRLSLDLRNVFNRRHYSYSLFSAVNTYTYSYRLRGRELWLTASLTR from the coding sequence ATGAAGTGGCTCTTGTTCCTCGTCTTTGTGCTGACCGGAGCGCTTCCGCTCCGCGCCGGGCACACGTTACGCGGCACCGTCGCGAACGCCTCGGGCAAGGCCGTCGAGGCAGCCACGGTGGAAATCGTGGATCGCGATAAGACCATCGCCTATGCCTTTACCGATGCGCAGGGCGGTTACGTTGTCACGTATGAGGCCGACGCCGCGCAGCAGCTCCGGATCGTCGTCTCGCACCTCTCTTACGAAAAGCACACTGCGCAGATCAACGTCGGGGACAAGCGTCACGATGTGCGATTGAAGGACAAGAACAAGTCCCTGCAAGAGGTCGTCGTCAAGGCCCCCGAGGTGTATCAGCGGGGCGATACGCTGAACTATCGGCTGAGCGCCTTCACCGGGGCGGCCGACTATACGCTCAGCGATGCGCTGAAGAAGTTGCCGGGCGTGGAGGTGTCAGACGAGGGCGCCATCAAATACCTCGGGAAAGACATCTCCGACTTCTACATCGAAGGGCTGGATCTGCTCGGCGGGAAATACAACGTAGCCACGCAGAGCCTCCCCGCCGCGTACGTGACGTCCGTGCAAGTCCTCACGAACCATCAGCCGGTGAAGGTGGACGAGGCCGCGTTTTCTGACGATGTGGCGATCAATATCAAGCTCTCCAGACACGCCAAACTGCGGCCCGTCGGCACGTACGAGGCGACCGTCGGGCGAGGCGACAAGACGCGCTACTATCTCGCGGGGGCGGGCATGCTGTTCAATCCCGGCTTCCAGCTGCTGGCGGCCCTGAAGCTGGGCGATACGAAAGAGTTTGCCGAACAGGAGGGCCGCGATCATTTTGCGGACGACGCCTACACGCCCGTGGCTCGAGCGGTGTTGGGCGAGCTGAATGCCTCCCATCCCCCGATCAAACGGGAGCGATACATCTCCCCGCAAGACCATGCCTTGAGCCTGAACCTGATCCAAAAGCTGCGCCCCGAGGCCACGCTGAAGGCGAACGTGGGGTATGCCCACACCCGCACAGGGCACAGTTACGCCTCCGAACAACGCTTCCCCACCGACTCAGAGCCGATCACCATCGCCCAGCAGTATGCGCCCGACGTGGAGAGGCATCTGCCCTTCCTTTCGATGGAATACAAAGACAACCGCTCGAAGCGCTACCTCGTGAACCGCCTCACGGCCGGCGCTACGCTCCTGGATGCCTCGCTGCCGATGTCGGACGGCACGTGGGGCGCGTCGTTACAGCGTGAGAAGGGCCGCGAGGCCAACGTGGAGAACCGCTTCTCGGTGCGCTGGAAAAGTGAGAAGCTGGGCTGGGGACTCGCCTCGTTCGTCCGTTACAACCGCACGCCCGAGGGACGTCTCGACATCGCTACGAGCGACGGCGAACGCCTGACGCAACGGGCCACCGGTCGGCATTTGCTCGTCCGAACCACGCTCTCGGCTGCGTACGAGACGCGGACATCACGCCTCTACCTGCCGCTGACGGTGGACTATGGCGCGGACCGCTTGACGACGGCTTTGCAGCAGGATACCGTCGCGGCCGACAATCTCTTGGACGGCGCGTCGCTGCGCATCCTCCTCTCCCCACAATACGAATACACCCACCCGCTGCGGCGATTCATCTTTCGCGCCTCCACCACCCTGGGCGGCGTGTTCCAGGACTACATCAACCGGGGGAGCCTCCCCGCGACTTATCGGACGGGCCGATGGACGGCCGCCCCGTCGCTTTACTTCTACTATGCGCTCTCGCCGCGATCCATCGTCCGGCTGCAGGGGGCGTATGCGGAGACGGACGGCGACTTGGCCGACTTGCTCACCGCGCCCATTCGCAATCGCCTGACGTCCGAGCGGCGTGGCCTCGGCCTGCTCGCCCGTAGCCGCACGCTCTCCGCCCGGGCCGATTACGACTTCAAGCTGCCCCTCGAAATGCTCTTTTGCTACGTCGGCGCCTCCTATGTGCAGCAGCGCAACAGCCTGATCCCATCGCTGGCGGTCAGTCCGCGGTTGATCGAAGCGACGGCCCACTGCATGCCGCATCATACGCGCCACGCAAGCGTCTACTTCGGCGTCACCAAGCGCTTCCAGTCCATCGGGACAAAGGCGGCGCTCAACGCCGGCTTCACGCGCGGCCAGCAGGCGATGATCCAAAATGAACGGCTGTACAATTACCGACTGAGCACACTTTGGTTCACCCCGACCGTCGTCGCTAAGCCCTTCGGCGACCCCGTAGAGCTGGCCTACAGCTACCGCTTCGTCAAGACTTTCAACCGCATCCGCAGCGGCCGCACGTCGTCGCATCTCTCGCAGACGCACGACATCCGGCTGCATCTCCAGCCCGCCGCGGCATGGCTCCTCACGGCCTCGTCCGACATCACCACCGAGGCCTGGCCCACCGGCCGCCCCGTCACGGCCACCCTCTTCGACCTCGGCCTCACCTATCGCCACCGCGCCTTACGCCTCAGCCTCGACCTGCGCAACGTCTTCAACCGTCGGCATTACAGCTATTCGCTTTTCAGCGCCGTCAACACCTACACCTATAGCTATCGCCTCCGCGGCCGTGAGCTGTGGCTCACCGCTTCGCTCACGCGATGA
- the aspS gene encoding aspartate--tRNA ligase — protein sequence MYRTNTCGELRLTDEGRTATLAGWVQRTRKMGGMTFVDLRDRYGITQLVFNEALNAPLCEQANKLGREFVIRVTGTVRERSNKNPHLATGEIELIVDELEVLNPALTPPFTIEDETDGGDDLRMKYRYLDLRRQAVRKNLELRHRMALEVRRYLNDLHFLEVETPVLVNSTPEGARDFVVPSRMNPGQFYALPQSPQTLKQLLMVSGFDRYFQIVKCFRDEDLRADRQPEFTQIDCEMSFVEQDDVITLFEGMVRHLFRAVLGVEFSSEAFPRMTWHDAMKYYGSDKPDLRFGMRFVELTDLMRGHGFGVFDRADYIAGIRAEGAATYTRKQLDELTKFVERPQIGAKGLIYARVEPDGHVKSSIDKYFTQEQLQAMKAAFGAEPGDLMLILCGETDKTRKQLCELRLEMGNRLGLRDKSRFECLWVVDFPLLEWSEEDQRFYAVHHPFTSPKPEDIPLLETDPGAVRANAYDMVINGVEVGGGSIRIHDSKLQDKMFSILGFTEERAQEQFGFLMNAFKYGAPPHGGIAYGLDRVVSLFAGLDSIRDCIAFPKNNAGRDVMLDAPTPLEPAQLEELHIDVKPE from the coding sequence ATGTACAGGACAAATACTTGCGGCGAGCTGCGACTGACCGACGAGGGACGGACCGCGACGCTGGCCGGATGGGTACAGCGTACCCGAAAGATGGGCGGCATGACGTTCGTCGACCTGCGCGACCGCTACGGCATCACGCAATTGGTGTTTAACGAAGCCCTCAACGCGCCGCTCTGCGAGCAGGCCAACAAGCTGGGGCGAGAGTTTGTGATCCGCGTGACGGGCACCGTCCGCGAGCGCTCGAACAAGAATCCGCACCTCGCCACGGGCGAGATCGAGCTGATCGTCGATGAGTTGGAAGTGCTCAACCCGGCGCTCACCCCGCCGTTCACCATCGAGGACGAGACCGACGGCGGCGACGATCTGCGCATGAAGTATCGCTACTTAGACCTCCGTCGGCAGGCCGTGCGTAAGAATTTAGAGCTGCGCCATCGCATGGCGCTCGAGGTGCGCCGATACCTGAACGACCTCCATTTCTTGGAGGTGGAGACCCCCGTTTTGGTCAACTCCACGCCGGAGGGCGCGCGCGACTTTGTTGTGCCCTCGCGCATGAACCCGGGGCAATTCTATGCCCTGCCACAGTCGCCGCAGACGCTCAAGCAGCTGCTGATGGTCTCCGGTTTCGACCGCTATTTCCAGATCGTGAAATGCTTCCGCGACGAAGACCTCCGCGCCGACCGTCAGCCGGAGTTCACGCAGATCGACTGCGAGATGAGCTTCGTGGAGCAAGACGACGTCATCACGCTCTTTGAGGGCATGGTGCGCCACCTCTTCCGCGCCGTCCTCGGCGTGGAGTTCTCCAGCGAGGCCTTCCCGCGCATGACGTGGCACGACGCCATGAAGTATTACGGCTCCGACAAGCCCGACCTGCGCTTCGGCATGCGTTTCGTGGAGCTCACCGACCTGATGCGGGGCCACGGATTCGGCGTCTTCGACCGTGCCGACTACATCGCCGGCATCCGGGCTGAAGGCGCAGCCACCTACACGCGCAAGCAGCTCGACGAACTGACCAAGTTTGTGGAGCGGCCGCAGATCGGGGCCAAGGGTCTCATCTACGCCCGCGTGGAGCCGGACGGACACGTCAAGTCGAGTATCGACAAGTATTTCACCCAGGAGCAGCTGCAGGCCATGAAGGCTGCCTTCGGCGCCGAGCCGGGCGACCTGATGCTGATTCTCTGTGGCGAGACAGACAAGACGCGCAAGCAGCTCTGCGAGCTCCGTCTGGAGATGGGCAACCGGCTCGGGCTGCGAGATAAGTCGCGGTTCGAATGCCTCTGGGTAGTCGACTTCCCGCTGTTGGAGTGGAGCGAAGAAGACCAACGCTTCTACGCCGTGCATCACCCCTTCACCTCGCCCAAGCCGGAGGACATCCCGCTGCTTGAGACCGATCCCGGGGCCGTCCGCGCTAATGCCTACGACATGGTCATCAACGGTGTCGAAGTGGGCGGCGGGTCGATCCGTATCCACGACAGCAAGTTGCAAGACAAGATGTTCTCGATACTCGGCTTCACCGAAGAGCGCGCCCAGGAGCAGTTTGGCTTCCTCATGAACGCCTTCAAATACGGCGCCCCACCCCACGGCGGCATTGCCTACGGCCTCGACCGTGTCGTCTCGCTCTTCGCCGGCCTCGACTCCATCCGCGACTGCATCGCCTTCCCGAAAAACAATGCGGGCCGCGACGTCATGCTCGACGCCCCGACACCGCTTGAGCCAGCACAGCTCGAGGAACTTCACATCGACGTGAAACCGGAATAA
- a CDS encoding Nif3-like dinuclear metal center hexameric protein, whose amino-acid sequence MLLIRDVLREIERLAPTALQESYDHTGLQVGDVNQPARGALLCVDVTEAVVDEAIAHDCNLIIAHHPLLFRPLRELTGADYVQRCVAKACRNDVVIYAAHTNLDNATGGVNYKLAELIGLQNTRILHPLSDGLLKLVTFVPEAHADAVRAALADAGAGHIGAYDACSFSTPGEGRFRATEGCQPYVGTVGALHVEPEVRVETILPRHLRSTVVRALLAAHPYEEVAYDLYPLSNAWSQAGSGAVGELVEPMSEADFLHHLKSVLHVPCVRHSALRGRPVRRVALCGGSGAFLWRDAAAAGADVFVTGEAKYNDYFDVADSLLLAVVGHYESERCTVDLFHEIISSKHPTFALRNSETSINPITYL is encoded by the coding sequence ATGCTGCTCATCAGAGATGTTTTACGTGAAATAGAGCGCCTCGCACCGACCGCGTTGCAAGAGTCGTACGACCATACTGGCCTTCAGGTGGGCGACGTCAACCAGCCGGCGCGTGGCGCACTGCTCTGCGTCGACGTCACGGAGGCCGTGGTCGACGAGGCCATCGCCCACGATTGCAACCTCATCATTGCCCACCATCCGCTGCTGTTCCGCCCCCTGCGTGAGCTGACGGGTGCGGACTACGTGCAGCGGTGCGTGGCCAAAGCCTGCCGGAACGACGTCGTGATCTATGCCGCCCATACGAACCTCGACAATGCCACGGGTGGCGTCAACTACAAGCTGGCCGAGCTGATCGGGCTACAGAACACGCGCATCCTGCATCCGCTGTCGGACGGCCTGCTGAAGCTCGTCACCTTCGTGCCGGAAGCGCACGCCGATGCTGTGCGCGCGGCCTTGGCCGACGCCGGTGCGGGCCACATCGGAGCCTACGACGCATGCAGTTTCAGCACACCGGGCGAGGGGCGATTCCGTGCCACGGAGGGCTGTCAGCCATACGTCGGCACCGTCGGCGCGCTGCATGTCGAACCCGAGGTGCGCGTAGAAACCATCTTGCCGCGCCATCTGCGCAGCACCGTGGTGCGGGCCTTGCTCGCAGCGCATCCCTACGAGGAGGTGGCCTACGATCTCTATCCATTGAGTAACGCTTGGTCGCAGGCCGGATCGGGAGCTGTCGGTGAGCTGGTGGAGCCGATGAGTGAGGCGGACTTCCTGCATCACTTGAAGAGCGTGCTCCATGTGCCCTGCGTACGCCACTCCGCGCTGCGCGGTCGGCCAGTGAGGCGCGTGGCCCTCTGCGGTGGAAGCGGCGCGTTCCTTTGGCGCGACGCCGCAGCGGCAGGTGCGGATGTGTTCGTGACCGGCGAGGCGAAGTACAACGACTACTTCGACGTGGCGGATAGCCTCCTCCTGGCCGTCGTCGGGCACTATGAGAGTGAGCGATGCACGGTGGATTTGTTTCACGAAATCATCTCCTCGAAACACCCTACTTTTGCACTACGAAACTCAGAAACAAGCATTAATCCCATAACATATTTATAG
- a CDS encoding zinc ribbon domain-containing protein: MTTKEETSVMNEAETPTPEVVETAAPTHTPAAEYRELTVEERLRSLHHLQAIMSEVDKLKTLRGELPLEVQDLEDEIAGLETRIKNYQSGIEENKANVLAQKNKISESRELIERYKSQLDNVRNNREFDNLTKEIEFQGLEIEFAEKKIREFNAAVDAKKQKIKQSKEVLEGRKGDLAQKKSELDEITSETRQEEDRLRDKAKALETTIEPRLLAAFKRIRKGARNGLAVVPIERDACGGCFNKIPPQRQMDIKLRKKIIVCEYCGRIMIDPDLAEEGTPNT, encoded by the coding sequence ATGACTACGAAAGAAGAAACGTCAGTGATGAATGAGGCCGAAACGCCGACGCCCGAAGTGGTGGAAACAGCTGCCCCAACCCATACCCCCGCAGCTGAATACCGGGAGCTGACGGTCGAAGAGCGGCTCCGATCACTGCACCATTTGCAGGCGATCATGTCGGAGGTCGACAAGCTGAAAACCCTGCGTGGGGAGCTGCCGCTGGAAGTGCAGGACTTGGAAGACGAAATAGCCGGACTGGAGACGCGCATTAAGAATTATCAGAGCGGCATTGAGGAGAATAAGGCGAACGTGCTGGCGCAGAAAAACAAAATCTCGGAGTCGAGAGAGCTGATCGAGCGCTACAAGTCGCAACTGGACAATGTGCGTAACAACCGCGAGTTCGACAACCTGACGAAGGAAATCGAGTTCCAAGGCCTCGAGATCGAGTTTGCCGAAAAGAAAATCCGCGAGTTCAACGCCGCCGTAGACGCCAAGAAGCAGAAGATCAAGCAGAGCAAGGAAGTGCTCGAAGGGCGCAAGGGCGATCTGGCGCAGAAGAAGAGCGAGCTGGATGAGATCACCTCCGAGACGCGTCAGGAGGAGGATCGCCTGCGCGACAAGGCCAAGGCGCTCGAGACGACCATCGAGCCGCGCCTCCTGGCAGCCTTCAAACGTATTCGCAAGGGCGCCCGCAACGGGCTCGCCGTGGTGCCCATCGAACGCGATGCGTGCGGCGGCTGCTTCAACAAAATTCCGCCCCAGCGACAGATGGACATCAAGCTGAGGAAGAAAATCATCGTCTGCGAGTATTGCGGCCGTATCATGATCGACCCCGATCTGGCCGAAGAGGGGACTCCCAACACCTGA